Genomic window (Chloroflexota bacterium):
GGCGTACTCCTTCTCAACACCCTCGCGGCTGTACCCCCGGTCCTGCGGGCGCCCGTCGCTCACCAGGAACAGCACCTTCGTCCGCGATTCCTGGCTCTCCAGTTTCGTCACGGCGTGCCGTATCGCCGGGCCCATGCGCGTCGCGTGCATCGGTGTGATCTTGTCTATCCGCCGCTTCACCGGCTCCCCGAATCGCTCGTCTATATCTTTGATGACGTAGAACTCCACATTCTCCCGCCCGTAGCCTGAGAAGCCGTAGATGCCGTACGTGTCGCCGATCGCCTCCAGCGCCCGGATGAGCAGCACCGTGCTCTCCTTCTCGATGTCAATGATGCGCTTATACGTGCGTCGGCTCATCTCCTCACGGCGCGTCCTCAGCCAGGTCATATAGTCCCTTGGGTCGTCCGGAAAATCCACCGTGTCAATCTGGCGGCGCGCTTCGTCCACCGCCTCCGCCGTGGATGCGCTCATATCCAGCAGGAACGCCACGGAGACCTCGCGCTCGATCTTGTTCCGCCGCCAGTAGACCTTGTCCGTCGGCGTCCCGCCAGCCATCCCTTCGATGACCGACTCCACGACCGTGTCGAAATCGTACTCGTCCCCGTCCGGCAGGTGCTTCACCTTCCGGTACATCTCCGGCGCCAGCATCTCGAACTGCTTCTTGATCCTCGAAACGAGTTGCGCGTAGCTCTTCAGCGTCTTCTCGTAGAAATCGCTCGTCCCCTCGTCCATCACCTTCTCGCGCACGGCGCACCAGCGCGGCTTGTAGTCCGCCGCGCGGAAGTCCCATTCATCGTAGAGGAACGTCTTCGGTTCGTTGCTGGAAAGCGGTCGGTCGTCCTCCGGCACGTGCGGGAACTGGTTCCCCGGACGCGCCTTCGCCTGCTGGTCCGCCGCCTCGCTCATCAGGTTGTCCACAAAGTTGCTTGCCTGGTCGTCAACCTCGCCCTCTTGAGCCTCCGTCATCTCCAGCTCGGCGCTCTGCTCCAGCATCTGCTTCAGCGCCTCCTGTGAGATCCCCTCCATCTGCATCTGGCCTTCGGGCTTCGATTTCTGCTTCCTTAGCTCCTTCAGCGCCTGCACCAGTTCCGGCTTGAAATCGCCGCGGAACTCCACCTGCTGCGGACTCTTGTACTCCCGCTGCTTCCCCTGAGGCGGCTGGCCGCTGCCGGAGCCTCCGGCCTGTAGTTCCTGCATCAGCTTCTCCAGCGCCTCGTCGCTCTGCTCATCCCCCATTTCGTCCATCTTCCGCTCGTCCGATCGCTCCTCTTCCGATTCCACGTTCGGCACCTGGCTGACGATCTCGTAGATGCGCAGGGCCGTCTCCGCCGTATCCTCCACCGTCGCCGTGTCCGCCTGCACCCCCCGCATCAGCATCGCGATGGCGTCTATGTGCTCATGCAGTTCGCTCGGCACGGAGAGGCTGCCGCCCGATTGCAGGCTCAGGCGTACCAGTACCTCCATCAACGCCTCGCGCAAGGGCAGGGTGTCCGGCGAAGGCCGCTGCGCCACCGATTCGCCCTGCACCCGGTCATACGCCGTTCGTATGCCGCGATAGTTCCCCTTCACCAGATGGTCAATACGCCCGTCTTCCACCAACATGAAGATATCGGAGGCGAGTTTCCGGTCCGGGAAGAGGTCAAAGAATCGCTGCAGGTCTGAGACCGCCGCCTTCGGCTTCTGTGTCTCTTTACTCAAGACCTCGCGCTGGTCTTTTCCGAGAAAAACCGTGGATGGCTTGTCGAAGAGGAACGCGAAGCTGCCGAACTCCAAATGGCCCACCTGATGCGTGACGATGACCTTGAACCAATTGAAGTTCTCGTCCTTCGTCGGGTACCGCTCTACGAACGACGGCACGAAGATATTCTTCCCCTCCGTCGTCGCACGCTCGGCTGAGTTCCAGCCGATGTTCTTTTCCTTCAGGTCCTGCGTCGGCATCAGGTCCACCGACTCCCCCGCCAGCGCGCGGCAGTACATCATCAGCAGCTCCTTCACCCGGTCCAGCGCCACGCCTGATGAAAGCGCCTCCACCACCCGCTCGCCGCGCGCCGATTCCATCCGGAAGAAGGCCAGCCCTCCATCCTCGTTCTCCTCCAGGATGCGCATCCCCTCGTCGAACCATCGCGCCAGCTGCTGGTCCTTGATCCGCGCCTGCACCTTCGGCGCATTGCGCAGAAAGTCGCTCACCGCCTGGGGGCAGGCGTTCACCAGCCGCTCCGCCATCCCTAACAGCGCCGGGTGCGTATCCTGGTCCATCTCGGAAAGCGCCGACGACGTCTCCAGAAGGAAGGGAATCACATTTGCGCCAGTCTCGCGCGGCAATCGCTCCGCCAGGGCCAGGAACCGGCTCCGCTGGCTCTTCTCCACTCCCGCCAGCGCCCGCGCGCCGTTCTCAAAGAAGGGCTTCACATCGCGCCAGTTCGCCTTCGCCAGGGAGACGGCCAGCGAAAGGAAGCCCTTCCTATCGCTCTTCTCCACCTTCGCGAAGACCTGCTCCGCGATCTGCAGGCACTCCGTCGCCGCGTCATACGAGCGCTGCGCCAGCCCCTCGATGAACTGGGCCGTCTCGTCCAGCTCATCCATGGAGATCGTGCGCAACAGGCGCGGCGTCACATCGAAGTAGGTGGAGGCCAGGGTGCTCGATTTCCACGTCCCCTTGTAGAGGCCGCGGCCCAGCCCGGCCCAATGGCCCAACTGCTCAATGGGCAGATAGTGGATGACTTCAGGCGTCGCCTTGAAAAATGCCGCCGCGATCACCGGCGAATCCGCCGCCAGCGTCCGCCCCCAGCGCGCCCAGCCGATCAGATGGCCGTAGGCCATCACGCCCACTACGGACGGCGTCGCGCGGAAATACTCCGTCGCCGCCTCCCAGGAGCGGAACGAGTGCTGGGCGATGGCGATGCCTTCCCGCGCCCACCCCTCAAAGTCCTGCGGTTCCAGGTTCCGCGCCGCCGCCTCCGCCGCCTTGCGGTACTCGGCGACGACCGAGACCGGAAACTTCTGCAGCTCCGCCTCTATGGACGAGCTATCGGGCATCTGCTCGCTCATGCCCTCTGCTTGCCAGGTGAGTTGACGTAGGGCGAGGCAAGGCTTGCCCGGAGTCGCCCGCAGGGTCCGCGCGACTCGCCCTTCCGTCGTTCCCCTCTACGAAAATATCGCCGAGACGACCTCTTCAAGGCTGCGCTGCACTTCCGCATCATCCGTCAGCGCCCAGATCACCGCCGATTGGCAAGCCCGCCGCGCCGGGATCCCACTCGCGATGAGCTTCCCCGCGTAGATCAGCAGGCGCGTGCTCACGCCCTCTTGCAGGCCGTGCTCTTTCAGGTGCCGCACCTTCTCGCCCAGCTTCGCCAGACTCGCCGCCGTCTCCGGCGCGACTCCCGCCTCGTGCTCGATGACTTTGCTCTCGATATCCCGCGTCGCGTAATCGAACTCAAGCGCCACGAAGCGCTGTCGCGTGCTCTGCTTCAGGTCCTTCAGCGCGTTCTGATATCCGGGGTTG
Coding sequences:
- a CDS encoding VWA domain-containing protein → MSEQMPDSSSIEAELQKFPVSVVAEYRKAAEAAARNLEPQDFEGWAREGIAIAQHSFRSWEAATEYFRATPSVVGVMAYGHLIGWARWGRTLAADSPVIAAAFFKATPEVIHYLPIEQLGHWAGLGRGLYKGTWKSSTLASTYFDVTPRLLRTISMDELDETAQFIEGLAQRSYDAATECLQIAEQVFAKVEKSDRKGFLSLAVSLAKANWRDVKPFFENGARALAGVEKSQRSRFLALAERLPRETGANVIPFLLETSSALSEMDQDTHPALLGMAERLVNACPQAVSDFLRNAPKVQARIKDQQLARWFDEGMRILEENEDGGLAFFRMESARGERVVEALSSGVALDRVKELLMMYCRALAGESVDLMPTQDLKEKNIGWNSAERATTEGKNIFVPSFVERYPTKDENFNWFKVIVTHQVGHLEFGSFAFLFDKPSTVFLGKDQREVLSKETQKPKAAVSDLQRFFDLFPDRKLASDIFMLVEDGRIDHLVKGNYRGIRTAYDRVQGESVAQRPSPDTLPLREALMEVLVRLSLQSGGSLSVPSELHEHIDAIAMLMRGVQADTATVEDTAETALRIYEIVSQVPNVESEEERSDERKMDEMGDEQSDEALEKLMQELQAGGSGSGQPPQGKQREYKSPQQVEFRGDFKPELVQALKELRKQKSKPEGQMQMEGISQEALKQMLEQSAELEMTEAQEGEVDDQASNFVDNLMSEAADQQAKARPGNQFPHVPEDDRPLSSNEPKTFLYDEWDFRAADYKPRWCAVREKVMDEGTSDFYEKTLKSYAQLVSRIKKQFEMLAPEMYRKVKHLPDGDEYDFDTVVESVIEGMAGGTPTDKVYWRRNKIEREVSVAFLLDMSASTAEAVDEARRQIDTVDFPDDPRDYMTWLRTRREEMSRRTYKRIIDIEKESTVLLIRALEAIGDTYGIYGFSGYGRENVEFYVIKDIDERFGEPVKRRIDKITPMHATRMGPAIRHAVTKLESQESRTKVLFLVSDGRPQDRGYSREGVEKEYAVHDTRMALNEARRKNIVPFCLTVDRAGHDYLKTMCSDMGYEIVPDITSLPHRLPQLYRRLTV